One Spinacia oleracea cultivar Varoflay chromosome 4, BTI_SOV_V1, whole genome shotgun sequence DNA segment encodes these proteins:
- the LOC110784547 gene encoding 20 kDa chaperonin, chloroplastic encodes MAATHLTSTSSLTINTLPSFEGLRSASGISKINVSVAYPSFTSRSFRGLVVRAASITTSKYTSVKPLGDRVLIKTKIVEEKTTSGIFLPTAAQKKPQSGEVVAIGSGKKVGDKKLPVAVKTGAEVVYSKYTGTEIEVDGSSHLIVKEDDIIGILETDDVKDLKPLNDRLLIKVAEVENKTSGGLLLAESSKEKPSFGTVVATGPGVLDEEGNRIPLPVCSGNTVLYSKYAGNDFKGVDGSDYMVLRVSDVMAVLS; translated from the exons atggcTGCTACTCATCTTACTAGTACTTCTTCTTTAACCATCAACACATTACCCTCGTTCGAAGGTCTTCGCTCTGCTTCAGGAATTTCAAAGATCAATGTTTCTGTTGCATATCCTAGTTTCACTTCAAGGTCATTCCGTGGTTTGGTTGTTCGTGCTGCCTCAATAACCACATCGAAG TACACATCAGTTAAGCCACTGGGAGATAGAGTTTTGATAAAAACAAAGATTGTAGAGGAGAAGACCACTAGTGGAATATTTCTTCCAACAGCAGCCCAAAAAAAACCTCAATCAGGTGAAGTTGTTGCCATTGGTTCAGGAAAGAAAGTTGGTGACAAAAAACTGCCTGTTGCTGTCAAG ACTGGCGCCGAAGTGGTTTATTCCAAGTACACAGGTACTGAAATAGAAGTGGATGGATCAAGTCATCTGATAGTGAAGGAAGATGATATAATTGGTATCCTAGAAACTGATGATGTTAAAGACCTCAAACCTTTGAACGACCGCCTATTAATAAAG GTTGCAGAGGTTGAGAATAAGACTTCCGGAGGATTGTTGCTGGCAGAGTCCTCAAAGGAGAAGCCTTCATTTGGCACG GTAGTTGCAACAGGTCCTGGTGTATTGGATGAAGAGGGAAATAGGATTCCACTACCTGTTTGTTCAGGAAACACAGTTTTGTATTCCAAGTATGCCGGAAATGATTTTAAGGGTGTTGATGGTTCTGACTACATGGTGTTGAGAGTATCGGATGTGATGGCTGTGCTTTCTTAG